DNA from Leptospira harrisiae:
CCTCACATATGAATTAAACCCAGATAATGATTGGATGCCTGATTTAGAAGACATTGAAAATAAAGTAAAATACAATGATTCGATTGCTGGAATTTTACTTATCAATCCTGATAACCCTACTGGTGCCGTATATCCGAAAGAGGTAATGCGAGAGATCGTAAAAATTTGTGAAAAATATGATATCATCTTAATTTGTGATGAAACTTATGCTCACGTAAACTATTCGGAATGGGGTAGTATTCATTTATCAGAAGTGATTGGTGACAAGGTTTGTGGGTTTGCTCTCAGATCAATTTCTAAAGAATTTCCATGGCCGGGTGCACGTTGTGGTTGGTTAGAAGTTTTTAATCGCAAGAATGATCCAACCTTTGAAAGATACATTAAATCATTGTTAGATGCAAAAATGTTGGAAGTTTGTTCGACTACACTTCCACAACTTTCTATTCCACTTGTTTATTCTCATCCAGAATTCTTAAACCATCTAAAGTTTAGAAACCAGAAGTTCAAAAAGAGAGCCGAGAAAGCAACCAAAATCCTAACCGGAATTCCTGGTGTCAAAGTCATCCAACCAAAAGGTGCGTTTTATTTAACTGTTCTCTTCGAAGAAGGCGCTTTGAAACCTCATATGACTCTTCCAATCTCAAACACAAAGGTTCGAGATTTTGTTGCTCCCCTGATGGATAAAGCTGCATTGGATCGACGATTCGTGTTGCATCTGTTAGCTTCTGCAGGTATTTGTGTGGTTCCTCTTAGTTCTTTTTGTTGTAATCGTAATGGATTTAGAGTTACATTATTAGAAGAAGATGAAACGAAGTTTGAGTGGATTTACGAAACTCTTGCAGACAATATCAGGAAGTATTTAGCATCCTAAATGAATTCCAGAGGACGTTATAAAATTGGAATTTTCGACTCAGGTCTCGGAGGGCTTTCCGTCCTTCGAACACTCTGGAAAGAAACATCAAACATTGATTATATCTATTTTGGTGATTTGATAAATTCTCCTTATGGTCAAAAATCAAAATCAGAAGTTTTGGAACTTTCGAAAAATGCATTTGAATATTTGTTAGAAAAAGATTGCGAAGCAGTTTTGTTTGCGTGTAATACCGCAACATCGGCAGCCGCAGATTTTCTACGTGCAAAACATTCTGTTCCCATCTTTGGAATGGAACCTGCTTTAAAACCCGCAGTGGCTGAAAATCCAGGAGTGAAGGTTGCTGTTTTTGCAACAGACCTGACTTTGAAAGAAGAGAAGTTTAAAAATCTAGTTTCTGGGTTTCCTGTTGGAACAGAAATCCTTCCAATACCTTGTGAAGGACTTGCGAAACTAATTGATAAAGATCTTTGGGAAGATGCTTGGGATTTGTTTGATTCAAAAATTAAATCTGTCGTGAAGGATTGTGATGTTTTTGTTTTGGGTTGTACTCATTATGTATTTCTTAAAGAAAGAATTCTTTATAACTATCCAAAAGTAAAAGTATATGATGGTAATTTAGGTACAGCTTTGCATATTAAGCGCATCTTAAATCTTCCTGACTTCCTGGAAAACAAAAACCAATTAGATATTCTATTGAATACTTCTGATTCTGACTATGTTCACTTGGCCGGAAGGATTGCAAAAACAATCACTCCCAATCACACTCTTTCCCTTATCAATACTACAACAGGAAAACTCCATGTCTAATTCAAATAAAGTTACATATAAAGAAGCAGGGGTTGATACCGAAAAAGGACAAGAGTTTGTTCAGCGAATCAAAACAAATGTAGCATCCACACATAACAAAAATGTTTTGAGTGGGTTAGGTGGATTTGCTGCCTGTTATGACGTTAGTTTTTTGAAATCTTATAACGAACCAATCCTATTATCAGGAACAGACGGCGTAGGAACAAAATTACAAATTGCACGCTTACTTGATATTCATGATACTGTGGGGATTGATTTAGTCGCAATGTGTGTGAATGATATTCTTGTGAATGGTGGGAAACCATTATTTTTTCAAGATTACATTGCCTGTGGTAAACTTTTTTTACCAAGAATGGAAGCCATCGTTTCAGGCATCGTCAAAGGATGTAAACTTGCCGATTGTGCACTTGTTGGCGGAGAAACGGCTGAACATCCAGGGGTAATGCCTGATGATGAATATGATTTAGCAGGTTTTGTAGTTGGTGTTGTTGAAAGACAAAAGATGATAGATGGTCGCACCATTAAAGTTGGTGATTCTATCATTGGGCTTGGTTCGTCGGGTCCACATAGCAACGGTTTTTCGCTAATTAGGAGGTTGTTATTGAAAGATGGAAAATTACCTTCTTCTTCAGCGGAATTGGATTTTTTAAAAGACCATGTTTTTCAACCTACAAAAATTTACGTGAAAACTATTTTAAGTTTAATTGAAAAGTGTTCTATTAAAGGAATGGTTCACATTACTGGTGGTGGGTTTTACGAAAATATACCACGAGTATTACCAAAAGGAATTGGTGCGGAAATCAACAATCTTCCCGAAAGTTATGTTTTCTCAAAATTAGAAAAAGATTATTCTTTGGATCGTCATGATATGTATGGAACTTTTAATAT
Protein-coding regions in this window:
- the murI gene encoding glutamate racemase encodes the protein MNSRGRYKIGIFDSGLGGLSVLRTLWKETSNIDYIYFGDLINSPYGQKSKSEVLELSKNAFEYLLEKDCEAVLFACNTATSAAADFLRAKHSVPIFGMEPALKPAVAENPGVKVAVFATDLTLKEEKFKNLVSGFPVGTEILPIPCEGLAKLIDKDLWEDAWDLFDSKIKSVVKDCDVFVLGCTHYVFLKERILYNYPKVKVYDGNLGTALHIKRILNLPDFLENKNQLDILLNTSDSDYVHLAGRIAKTITPNHTLSLINTTTGKLHV
- a CDS encoding pyridoxal phosphate-dependent aminotransferase, which codes for MRRNIVHSGADALIYEIRQIVALAKQIEAMGISITWENIGDPIQKGESVPTWMKDIVSGLVAQNKSWAYTATQGDETTRKFLASKVNERGGAQITSEDILFFNGLGDAVAKIFGFMRREARILGPSPAYSTLSSAEAAHSGYEHLTYELNPDNDWMPDLEDIENKVKYNDSIAGILLINPDNPTGAVYPKEVMREIVKICEKYDIILICDETYAHVNYSEWGSIHLSEVIGDKVCGFALRSISKEFPWPGARCGWLEVFNRKNDPTFERYIKSLLDAKMLEVCSTTLPQLSIPLVYSHPEFLNHLKFRNQKFKKRAEKATKILTGIPGVKVIQPKGAFYLTVLFEEGALKPHMTLPISNTKVRDFVAPLMDKAALDRRFVLHLLASAGICVVPLSSFCCNRNGFRVTLLEEDETKFEWIYETLADNIRKYLAS
- the purM gene encoding phosphoribosylformylglycinamidine cyclo-ligase, coding for MSNSNKVTYKEAGVDTEKGQEFVQRIKTNVASTHNKNVLSGLGGFAACYDVSFLKSYNEPILLSGTDGVGTKLQIARLLDIHDTVGIDLVAMCVNDILVNGGKPLFFQDYIACGKLFLPRMEAIVSGIVKGCKLADCALVGGETAEHPGVMPDDEYDLAGFVVGVVERQKMIDGRTIKVGDSIIGLGSSGPHSNGFSLIRRLLLKDGKLPSSSAELDFLKDHVFQPTKIYVKTILSLIEKCSIKGMVHITGGGFYENIPRVLPKGIGAEINNLPESYVFSKLEKDYSLDRHDMYGTFNMGIGYILVVDPTLVEEVISELKSLGEDVYLIGKTDSSGTITIK